From the genome of Cololabis saira isolate AMF1-May2022 chromosome 1, fColSai1.1, whole genome shotgun sequence:
cattttccaccgcttatccgttcccgggtcgcgggagcagcagcctcagcagagatgcccagacttccttcaccccagacacttcctccagctcttcccaggggagtccgaggcgttcccaggccagccgagagacacagtctctccagcgtgtcctgggtcttccccggggtctcctcccggtgggacatgcctggaacacctccctagggaggaaggacatgcctggaacacctccctagggaggcgtccaggaggatccggtacagatgcccaagccacctcagctgactcctctcaatgtgaaggagcagcggctcgactccgagctcctcccgggtgaccgaactcctcaccctatctctaagggagcgtccagccaccctgtggaggaaactcatctcgtccgcttgtatccgcgatcttgtcctttcggccactacccaaagttcatgaccataggtgagggtaggtgcatagattgaccggtaaatcgagagcttcgcctttcgactcagctccttcttcaccacaacggtccggtacatcgaccgcataactgcggacgctgcaccgatccgtctgtcaatctcctgcTCCATCATTCCCTCACTAGTGAACAAAACCCCAAGATacctgaactcctccacctgaggcaggacttctccacccacccggagaaggcacgccaccctttcccggtggagaaccatggcctcggtcttggaggtgctgattctcatccctgccgcgtcgcactcggcctcaaaccgccccagcacatgctgaaggtcccgttctgatgaagccaacaggacaacgtcatccgcaaaaagcagagacgaaatcctgaggttcccaaaccggatcccctccggcccctggctgcgcctagaaatcctgtccataaaaattatgaacagaatcggtgacaaagggcaacatgcaccgggatcaagtctgacttactgccggcaatgcaaaccaaactcctgctccgatcatacagagaccggacagcccttaatagagggccccggactccatactcactgaccccccacagaatggcacgagggacacggtcaaatgccttccccagatccacaaagcacatgttgaccggttgggcaaattcccatgaaccctcgagcaccctgcggagggtgtagagctggtccagcccCAGAGGCAGCAAATAAGCACAAATCATGACTCTCCCATCAGCGTACTTTAGCACTGGGGTGATGTTTTGATGTCTGTAAGCTGTGCTTTATTCCCATACAACTCAACTTTGTTTCATTGGTTACAAAATATTTTACCACTTTTCTTGTAATTTTTCATGTTGAGCTGTGGCATCTCTGTGGTATTCTGCCacagacatcttttttttcattttggtcTCACATTTATGATTATACATTGTGTGACTGGACACTTCTAGATATTTATTTATAGACAAGTCGTCTAACTGGACCGATGGATGCCTAAACACTGTAACATTACTTTGTGTCTCTTTCCAGGTTTATGCAGATAGACTACCATATTTTTGCtctaaatataatgaaatacgtAAGTGGCTTTCATCAATCAGAGTAGCTCTAAGCAACACCTCCAAACTCATTTCATTAAGtggacaccagttgtgcaaacAACTGACTCCAATTAACTTTCATTGAAGCAATTAGTCTATGCTTTCACTTATTCTTTATTCCAGGTTCGTGAATGTTTAAtaaagaaaatatgttttttttttttttcagtgactGTTTATTATTGTGGCTTCTTTTTGGAAAATTAAGGTAGAAACACAGTAAATTCCTAGGagtttatatactttttttcctgcaattatgtgtgtgtttgtataaaTAAACATTACTGTAATTTGACCGCTGAGTTTGGCTTACTAACCTGTTTTTGATATGAATCATCTATGCCAAGTGAAATAATTTAGTTATTTCTTTGCATATTTACAGTTATTTGCTCACTAATCAACCACTGGCTCGCTAACGTTGGAAATGACTGGTGTTGGTCTCCTGTGAGATCACAGGATCCGTCAGGCCCCAGCAGGCTGGAGGAGGGGCCCTTGTATGGACTTCTTTCAGGATGAAAAATTAAATTctgcagcgtttttttttttctttaaaaagaaaaaaaaaagatacagggAGATGTCATATTCAAAAGGCCATGATCTTTAAAGAGTGATCTCTGAACAATATTCCACCATTGTCAGGACCTTATTTCTTAATAATCCAGCACAATAAAAGCTTAAAAAAGCCTTATATTTAGGTTGGAGATTCAATTACATTGTGAACTCAACAACATCACCATATTTCTTCAGGTGAAAATTAGGAATTTTCCAAATAACTTTGTTCACATTGTCGATGTAAAGCTAAGAAGGTTTATATTGTATTTCACAATGAGAGAAAAGCAGCTGAAATAAACAGTGAGTCAAGTATAACATTGGATGATCAATAATGACTTCCAAGTGCTTTGAACATTGACCATTATTGTCTGACATTTACAACTTATTTTCCCACTATGACACTTGTAAGGAGTTATTTTAGTAAACATCTTTTGATGCAGAGTAACTTACAGGGAGCTTTCAAGAGGTAATGtgaacctatatatatatatatatatatatatatatatatatatatatatatatatatatatacacacacacacacacacacacacacacacacacacacacacacacacacacacacacacacacacacacacacacacacacacacacacacacacacacacaggactgtctcagaaaattagaatattgtgattttctgtaatgcaattacaaaaacaaaaatgtcatacattcaggattcattacaaatcatctgaaatattgcaagccttttattattttaacattgctgatcatggcttaaagtttaagaaaactaatatcctatctcaaaaaattagaatattctgggaatcttaatcttaaactgtaagccataatcagcaatattaaaataatagaaggcttgcaatatttcagttgatttgtaatgaatccagaatgtatgacatttttgtttttttttgaaaaaaaataactttatcacaatattctaattttctgacagtcctgtatatatatatatatatatatatatatatatatatatatatatatatatatatatatatatatatatacatacatacatacatacatacatattatttatatacatgtgtgtgtgtgtgtgtgtgtgtgtgtatatacatacatgtatatatatatatatacatacatatatatatatatatatatatatatacatacatacatgtgtatatatatatatatatatacatatatatgtatacacacagacagacagacagacagatattgcaacaggttttttgttttgttttttggtttttgttttgttttgtgggtTTCAGGTTTCAAATTTGGTATTAAAacagtaaaacagtaatatatACGCAGACAGGAAAACAGATGGAGTAAAGCGCTAAATAGCCTTAAAGGGTTCACTTTCAGACAGTCTCCCAGTTTTACACCGAGCTGTCACAAACACaccagcaggagcaggagctaCTCAGCGAACTCACATAGAAAGTCTGTTTGCATATACGAACACCAAGTTAACTTAAGAATTGCTAAGCAAGCCCTGAAATCCTGATCATATTAACCCCCTTTTTGATGCCATACGTGAATGATGTTATAGTGACTGAATAATAGTGTTTTAAAGTGTTTGTAATTAGCTGTTAGCAAAGCACTTATTAAGCTCTACTTATAGTAGCTAGCACTGGCATCACTGAATGACTAAAATCAACACTGAAAGTGACATAAATAGCAACAGCAGCAACCCAGAGGGGTAAGAAAGGGGTAAAACATCCTCCCAGCCTGGTGCAACAGCAATGTTTTGGGTCAGTGGACGTCTTAAAAAGCTGATTTCACTTACGCTCTGCACCAAAGTCCTGCGCTGCGCCGCCATGTTGCTCTGGGACAGTTGCGTTCATGACGCTCCCCGTGCCTCGGAATTACTAACTTCTACACAAACCCCAGTTTATTAAAATGTTAAGCGAGAAACATCCCAATGGTATTCATTGAAATATGACATTTTATGGTAAATAAGTTGGATACTTATACATATTGTATGTATGTCATTCATTAGTTGTTTATTTGCAAAGCAAACCACTGTGTGCATTTTTGTTATGAATGTTGAATGTTGGTATATTTCTTCTTAGTGCAGTTTTATCTTTTCTACGATGTGATCCTCACTGCTGTATTGTACCCCACAATGTCTTGTCTGTATGTATCCTAGTGAGCCAAAGATGAATTTCCACCCTGGGTGACAATaaagatgtattattattattattattattattattattattattattattattattattattattattattattattattattattattattattattattattatttatctaaATCGAGGTCAGAAATGAGTCAATACTGATATAGTTGCCAAGCTTTTTTCTAActaatttatttactttataaTTTCCTTCACAGTGTTTTTATGATGTTTTTCGTACTGGCTAAATTTCCGAAAACATTGAAGGTAGCAATATCATGGGACTTGATTTGCttttatcaaaataaataaataacaaatatttgAGATATGTAACATTTTCTCAATATCATTATTAATTTTCTTAattaataaaatagaaaaaaacactcaattaaagaaaaatcttccgTTGTGTTGCTCTTGTTGATCTTTGTTACACAATACCGCCACCCTATGGCACCACTGTGAACTACAACTATCAGTTAACCGTTTATTTGGCAATCAATAAAACACTTTAaattttaacatttcaacttagGAGGGTTATTGGAGACATTAAATGACTGTTTTTTACCTTGTCACTGTTTTTGTAATATGATAGTATGTAGTTCTATTGAAGTTCACAAATATGGTGACTAAAAAGGTTAAGTGCAATTTTACACCGCAATTCTTCACACCAAGGAAgctaaaattgtatttatttattaacaggTAATATATATTACCCTGAGTTATCCTAATAGTTAGAATTTTTAATATCATCAGCCACCCACAGCATATTGCAAACACGCCCTTTCCACTAAACTCTTTCTAAAAGTAATTAAGTCGGGTAAGCAAAAGACAATGACAACTAATAAAAATGTTGCCAATTTATTTGGCCAATAGAGGGAGATGGGACATTTTCTGTCTCCTCTTTACAAGATTAACTAATCAAGTAACATTTAATAATACCTGTAATACTTTTTTTTGATACCTGTgtcctagaaaaaaaaaaagaatatgacAAACCATCATAATTTGAGtttaaagattttatttcgaacatgcatgttaaaaaaagaatgaataatGAAAACGAAACAATCTTATCTGTATCagtactttatttttattggttAAAATCAAAACATcgaaaacacacatttttactccTTATTTTTACTGTGTCATactttgtttttaaacagatttcacAGAGTAACATCACACATTTCTACAACTACACAGATGTAAAATATaaagtatatgtgtatatatacttttgtaatttggtctttttttttctttgtgttgtTGATATCATTatcccaaaataaaataaaaaaacaaaaacctctcCTTAGCCTGAAAGCAACATAAAGGACGAGGCTTGGATGACCTCGCCATATATCTTATCACAATAACACTTAACAGATCTTATAGAACTTTCtttagtatttctttctttttctttgttttatacaGAACTAGCGTAATGCCCTAAAATAAAGCAGACTCTTTGTGTCAAACACTGATATACTGAACTATATTTTTACATATAATTATAGAGATAACTATACTTTATTATTTAAGAAAGTGGAGTAATGCATGTTTATAAATACTCAAGATGTTCATAGCTGCTTCATTTGCAGAATAAATAAAGCAGAGGAGACAACAGATAAATCCTCGAGAGCATGGTGTTTTCTGTTGATttagtgatttaaaaaataaaacaacctgTCGTCTGTGTTGTTTGGGATTCTGTATAATGCTGACAAAACCTTGGTTTTGTTCAGGAGATACACAAGCTCAAAGAGAAAACAGGCAACGATTTAACTAGCTAAACTTTGAGACTAAAGATTCAGAACTGTCATGCATCTTGGGCGTTCTGTATGGGCTGTGTTGTTGGATTTGGCTTGGCAGTCTGCACTAAGGCAACAATTGAGGAAAAGAAAGGCTTTCAGAGTAACaaggcaaacaaacaaacaaaacacagtcTCACATCCACACATTAGGGGGGTGGGGAGACATATACTAATGCAATCTTATTTGACTTTAAGGGGGCTGCTGCCAGATATTCTTATTTGTCTTTCCTGGTGTCCTGTGATACAGCACTGGGGAGTTTATCAGCCTTAACTCAGCCTGTGTCTCAACTCACACCTTTCTTAGTTATTTCGCTGACAGACAGTAGATGCCACAAGATGATAACAAATCTGGTGACCATTTCTTCAAACCCCTTGATCTGCAAATAATGTCCTAAACTCCCCAACACCTCCAGTCAAGCGTTTTGTCATTTTGTGTCCTGCATTTCTTTCTCCCCCAGACGGTCTGAAATGTTCCTGTTATTGTACGTACGCCATCCCAAGCTATGGCCTCAAAGTCTGTAGAGGTGTCTAGGATTGCTGACACAGGGACAAATACTTGTGATGCTCAAAAACCAGATGGAAATCAGCCAAAATGTTGACACAAAACTTCCCCTCTCTTTGTCATGTACAAACTGCCATACTGTAACCTGTTCTCACTGTTTAACACATACATGTAACTCCTTGTCAACAATCATAATTAATATGTTTAGTCTTCGCATTGTGTCATTTGGTTCAGTATCAGGGCAAACTCGGCGCTCTTGTATTAAACACTGGGTCCAAAAAAACATCAGTAGTGGGTAAAGATGAACCAGCTTCAGCAGTAACAATACAGATGCTATTTCAAATCAGATTTTCTTGCGCAACTTCATGACTTCCAGTAGTATATATGACCCTCAACATCTCAGTAGTCTTGACGTTGGTAGCCCCCGGTGCCATCGAACACCCCGTCGCTGTTGGCTTGGCCCCCTTCTCCACTCGGGCTCTCCACGTCATCCCCGCCGAAGGACGTGTAAGGCGCTCCGGCTGCGTCCAGGCTGGGGTCAGTGTAGTCCTGGGAGAACAGGGCCGAGTCAGCCCCGAGCTTGTATCTCTGGTAGGCCAGGAAGGACTGGCCCGCCTTTGGGGATGCAGGACGGATGATCAGAGGCGGGGACGGACAGGAGGGGCGTGAGGGGGATAAAAGGTGCATTGAGGCAGGGAATTGAATGATGTGAAGACAGATATTGAAGCAGTAGTGTTAGAGCAGAGGGTTTGGGAGGGGAGAAAAAACAGAGGGGTGGAAACATTGATTAGTTGGCTGGAAAGCTTGCAAGACTTAGTAGATAgtttaaaatgagacatttagtCAGTCACAGCGGGTTACTTCTACATGcagcagtggaaaaaaaaaggttatttaTACATTGTTCAGCTCCATAATGAGAAACATCACCTCCAGACCACTTCACTCTACAGCAGGATAAACATAACACAATCAAACGGTGTCTGTGTGCAGCACAAAACAGTTAAAGAGCTGCACTGTGAGACGCTTGCAGCCATAAATACCTGCTTAAGAAAATGCACCACTATAAACTCAACCTCAAAAAGCTCTTAAATACCCAATAAACTGTCTGTAAAActcaataaaaaaagtgaaaggacaCCGTACACAGAAGGCAACCTTCTAAAGCTGcaaacattaaaagaaaaaggaagcagATGGAAGATTTCCATATTAATGAATTGGAAAAGTGGATTGTAAATTGTGACACCACTTGTTTAAGGGCTCCAGGTTTGGTGCTGCAGGTTGGAGCATGTAACGACGCACACATACTGGATACCAATGATAGTTATTTACCTGAGAGGGAACCAGAGTCACCTGCTTTCAAGTGCAAAAGTTCATACTAACCAATAactgatggaaaaaaaactttatttagttGAATTGCTGATGAAAAATCTGAATATTCAAACATTCAGTTTgcatactttctttttttcttagccgaatttttcttttaaaataacaTGCAAATCTCTTTTTAAAAGGAAGCCACTAAAGATTCCAACAGGTGGGTCGTTTTTAAAGATGGATATGAGGAATTTTGTAATTTATACAGATTAGTTAAAAGTCAAGGCACCTGCACGCATATCATCATTACTACGGGCCTGGAGCACAACTGTTCTTGAGGCTGGATCCCAATAACGCTCAGTTACAACAGCACCTCCTGTTGTCAGGTGCCCTTGAACAAGTTCAGCCACTGCAAAGGAGCAGCAGTGTGCATGTTCGGCTGCAGAAGGGGAAGGCAGCAGTGGGAGGTAACAGAGAAGAATCAGACGAAAGGTTGGTGAGGCTGAGGGGGGAACAGCTTGGTGTATTCCTCTTCAAATGACACGTTCTTTAATTTCTCCATAGAGAAGAGAGCCTGAGCACCCTGTCGGGAAAAACAGCCACACTCATCAGTTCGCAGCCGCACCAATACAAATGAACATATGTAGCCTCAAAAGGGAAGAAGCATGGTCCCTGGCTTTCCCTTTTATCACAGGAAGAAGAATGTATGTAGGCATCTTACTGGAGTTGTGTAGTGGACTTATACGAGTTTAGAAGAGATCCTTACCCAAGTGAAGAtggagaagaaggagaaggtGATGGCAGCCCGGGCAGcgtcccctccctccctcagcGGGTTGTCCTCTTCCTTAGTCACCTGCCACTGGTTGGCCAAAAAGCAGAACCCCACAAACCACATGAAGGACCAGAATGCTGGACAAAGaagggggaggaaaaaaaaaatcagttattCTGTTTTATTCTCTGATTTTAGAAATCTTTTGAGGGGAATTTTAGTGaaacagcaactgtaaatcatatCACAAATCTACTACAGACCAGTTGGGGGAAAATGGCAGAGGAGACAGTGTGACTGCCTGGAACATGGGGAAATAAGATCATCTATTTCTAAATTTAGCTTGCTGGGTTAACGATTATATGAATTTAGTATCAACAGAATGAGAAGCATCAATTCTGCAAAACCTGGACTGTAGAAACATCGATACGCCGAGCCAAATACGTGGGGATGAAAGGAGACATGCAAATAAAGGTCTCAGTTTTACACTGAAATTTAAGTTACACCTTTATTATAAGCACCtcttaaaaaatgtaatttagtatttatgtaatatctTTCGGTTCCTTCACAGAGCCCTGCAGGGTCGGCTCCCCTTTTCTTCTGGGTATGGGTTAATTGGACTGAACTGAACCCCCTGATGTTGAACGTCAGCAAGACCAGAGAGATTGCGATGGACTTCAGGAGGAAGAAGGCACCTGCACAGCCACTACAGATTAagggggtggaggtggaggttgaggtggtggaggactaCAGGTACCTGGGTTTCGTGATTGGCAACAGACTGGACAGGAGATCTAACACAGAGTCTGTGTACATGAAAGGAATGAGCAGACTCTACTTCCCGAGGAAGCTCAGATCCTTTAATGTCTGCAATAAGATCTTGGAGATCTTTCATCAGTCTGTTGTCACCAGCATCATCAGCATCCGAGCTAGAGACACGCACGGGCTGGACAAGATCCTCTGGAGGGATGGCTCTGTGATCGGGCTCAGGCTTTGAGACCTTTGAGACTGTGGTAAAGAGGAGGACACAGAAAAAACTttcctccatcatggaccaCCCGGACCACCCGACCCTGGACAGACAGAGAAGCTCCTTCTCTAACAGACTATTACAGCTCTGCTGTCGTCTTACCTGCCCCATGCCATCACTCTGTACAATAACATTATGTTATAGCACACAACCCACTTCCTTGCACAAGgcattatatatgtatatagatagatatagatatatatagatattagGTTTCTACTTATATATCTAGGTTTTGTGTTGAGCTgttgctttctttttgtttttgtatgttatgCGGCTGCTGCACAATAATTCCCCAGtcctgggatcaataaagtacatctttatctttatctttttttctttaatattcctctgctgtttgcgtgtggtccGCTAACAGTGGAAGCACAGAACGGTTCTCACATTAGTGATCGAGGCGACTTGACACCTTTCATTAGCCAGGGTACACAACCAACCAAGCATAAACAAGTCTCAGCATCTGGACCTGTTGGGTTGTTAAGCTGCAGAGCAATATGCCATGTTGGCGTTATAGCAGCTCTGCAGGTGGCTTTGTATTTCTGAACACAGAAATGCAAAGTCTCCACATTACAACAGACCTGAATCTGCAAAGGAAATGATCAAATACTTGGCCAACAGAAACTCTTTTTGATTTCAGCACAGGACGCCTAAAatgatttatatatacacagataGACGAGTCAGCACGAACATTTAAAGCTCTTAAAATCCTATAGcagaaattaaatcaaattgcAGAAACGTGATGTGAAAGTCTAAGTATAGGCCTTGATTCAAAGTCTTTTATCAACATTAATATAAAGTAGCGATTCTTGTATGATGTCAACAGTTTCTCTGTTACTGTGGAAGAGTTTTGGACCACTCGCCTTCACAACGTGGTGCATTTCAACCAGGTCCGTcctggactttgactttttcTGCCATTCTGTCGCAGAACTGATTGTGTTCTTGGGATCATCGTGTTGTTGTGCGATCTTATTTTGGCCAAACGTCATCTGTCTCAGACAAATAACCTTACATTTGGATCCAGGATATGTCGGTAAACAGGGGAATTCTTGGGCGATTCAGCGACTGCAAGAAATGTCTTGTCTGGTGGCCGCatgaacaaaacaacaaaaatcatCCCGGGAAGTGCTTGGGCTCTCTATAATCATAAATTATCAGCACAAGAAGAAATGATAAACCAAGAAAATTAGCTTCCACAAAACAAGAAGCATTAGATCATCAAATTTGTCTCTTTTCTTGCCTAGCAGTGAACTGGCGAAATTGGAAGAGTGGTGGCGAGCAACAAAACATGGGAAGCCTTTTCAGAACCTCCCATCAGACAACCAGCTGTTCCTTTATTTCGCAAGCATAGAAAATGTCTCGTGCAGATAGCGAGAAAAGGAGggtgagaaagagagagagggatgaaAACAGGAGAGGACAATCTTGTCTGTGACAGTAACTATGCGATTAACAGACTCGGTGCTTGACTATCGTGTCACGACGTTCGCTGTAGAAGCAGTGCAGCAGAAAGGTAGAGACTGTCAGACACGGTGATGTGCAGCATCTCTGAGGCTGCACATCACCAGAGCAGAACTCAGAACTTGTCTTTTCATTGTTTCTTCCACACCTTCCTTTCTCTCTAGGATGATATCATCACCACAAATCTatcaatttcttcttttttttatagataCATTTAAGAAAAGGTCGACACACGTCTGAGTGCTGCACACTAAGCAATCTCAATATCATGCTTGATGGTTGAATACGCCTAGAGTTTTAGACTGAGGAGGATGTTCATGCTCTGCAACGGTTTAGTTGAGGCTGATAATAAGTCGTAGAAAAAGGACTCAAGTGTTCGCATGTCGTTTcttataagaaataaaaatgaagctcCAAGACTTGTCTCATCTTTATTTGAATAACTTTGTCAGGACTGAGTCTTACCCTGTCAATCAATGTATCCATAGATTAATGCTATATCATTTCATATGAAATACTCTGACTAATGTAATGAAACATAATGTTCTATTTAAATTTAGCCGAGATTCACTTGTTGTTCAACTCATACTGTATTTGCACAAGTTGACAAATAAACTTAGGCCTTCATTCAAGAAACAGAAACTTGTAGAAAGTCAGAAATACAActtgatttattattattgtaaaggTAAAACAGAAGGTATGGTGTATGGGAATGCGATTACCTGACAGCCCAATGTCAGCCAGCACAGCCTTTTTGCGATCTTTCACGCTGCTGATCTGAGGAAAGTAGACGTCCAGAGCCAGAAAGGCGACACAGCAGACAAAGGCCATGGAGCCCATGAAGATACCGTAATTACAGGCGTTCTGGTTGCGATTGAAGATGCAGTACTCCTCTACCTCATTGGGGCGATTGATGTAACCCTCATTGGCGATGCAGCCGAAGATGACTATAGAGAAGAGCTGGAGAGGAAAACGCAAGAAGAGAAGCGGTGAACATGTAGGAATCGTGAGGAGAGTCATCAATGA
Proteins encoded in this window:
- the LOC133442664 gene encoding synaptogyrin-1-like isoform X1, whose translation is MEGMQAYGAGKAGGAFDPVTFLQQPQTIFRIVSWLFSIVIFGCIANEGYINRPNEVEEYCIFNRNQNACNYGIFMGSMAFVCCVAFLALDVYFPQISSVKDRKKAVLADIGLSAFWSFMWFVGFCFLANQWQVTKEEDNPLREGGDAARAAITFSFFSIFTWAGQSFLAYQRYKLGADSALFSQDYTDPSLDAAGAPYTSFGGDDVESPSGEGGQANSDGVFDGTGGYQRQDY
- the LOC133442664 gene encoding synaptogyrin-1-like isoform X2 — encoded protein: MEGMQAYGAGKAGGAFDPVTFLQQPQTIFRIVSWLFSIVIFGCIANEGYINRPNEVEEYCIFNRNQNACNYGIFMGSMAFVCCVAFLALDVYFPQISSVKDRKKAVLADIGLSAFWSFMWFVGFCFLANQWQVTKEEDNPLREGGDAARAAITFSFFSIFTWGAQALFSMEKLKNVSFEEEYTKLFPPQPHQPFV